From the genome of Lotus japonicus ecotype B-129 chromosome 6, LjGifu_v1.2, one region includes:
- the LOC130724548 gene encoding serine/threonine protein phosphatase 2A 59 kDa regulatory subunit B' gamma isoform-like isoform X2 yields the protein MIKQMLSKLPRRPSKSSHSDSNSDGGVVNDGVGSNVTLKINSASSKSLNFGSGGSDEGNWTFVLPSTSSGKTNQAKLSIIPPRKPSKSAPAVASQVGSVMAQSVYEALPAFRDVPSSEKPNLFIRKLSMCCVVFDFNDPAKHLKEKDVKRQTLLELVDYISSVNSKFNELTMQEVTKMVAANLFRTLPSSNHDGKVADAYDVDEEEPTFEPAWSHLQIVYEILYRFVASSETDAKLAKRYIDHSFVLKLLDLFDSEDQREREYLKTILHRIYGKFMVHRPFIRKAINNIFYQFMFETEKHNGIAELLEILGSIINGFALPLKEEHKLFLVRALIPLHRPKCVSMYHQQLSYCITLFVEKDVKLANTVIRGILKYWPVTNSSKEVMFLGELEEVLEATQPAEFQRCVVPLFRQIGRCLNSLHFQFCGRLLKGHCFCGTMIIFEI from the exons ATGATCAAACAGATGCTTAGTAAATTACCACGCAGGCCTTCAAAATCATCTCACAGTGATTCTAATAGTGATGGAGGGGTGGTCAATGATGGGGTTGGTTCCAATGTCACCTTGAAAATCaattcagcttcttcaaaatcTTTGAATTTCGGTTCGGGTGGGTCGGATGAGGGGAATTGGACTTTTGTACTGCCCTCTACGAGTTCAGGTAAAACAAACCAAGCTAAGCTTAGTATAATACCACCACGCAAGCCTTCGAAATCAGCTCCTGCAGTTGCATCTCAAGTTGGTTCTGTAATGGCTCAAAGTGTTTATGAGGCTTTGCCGGCTTTTAGAGATGTTCCTAGTTCAGAAAAGCCGAATCTTTTTATCAGGAAGTTGAGtatgtgttgtgttgtgtttgatTTTAATGATCCTGCGAAGCATCTTAAAGAGAAGGACGTCAAGAGGCAAACTTTGCTTGAGCTTGTTGATTATATTTCGTCCGTGAATTCGAAGTTCAATGAATTGACAATGCAGGAGGTCACGAAGATGGTGGCGGCAAACTTGTTTCGAACTCTGCCGTCTTCTAATCATGATGGTAAGGTTGCAGATGCTTATGATGTTGACGAAGAGGAACCCACGTTTGAACCAGCATGGAGTCATCTGCAGATTGTGTATGAAATTCTCTATAGGTTTGTGGCTTCATCAGAGACAGATGCGAAGCTTGCTAAACGATACATTGATCATTCATTTGTGTTGAAACTTCTTGACCTCTTTGACTCTGAGGACCAAAGAGAGAGGGAATACTTGAAGACTATTCTCCACCGCATTTATGGGAAGTTCATGGTACATCGGCCTTTCATTAGGAAAGCTATCAACAATATCTTTTACCAGTTCATGTTTGAGACTGAGAAACACAATGGAATTGCAGAGTTGCTGGAGATATTGGGAAGCATAATTAATGGATTCGCTCTACCTTTGAAAGAAGAGCATAAGCTGTTCCTTGTCCGTGCTCTGATCCCTCTTCACAGGCCGAAGTGTGTCTCTATGTATCATCAACAGCTTTCCTATTGCATCACTCTATTTGTTGAAAAAGATGTCAAGTTAGCAAATACGGTGATTAGAGGCATTTTGAAATATTGGCCCGTTACTAATAGTTCAAAGGAGGTAATGTTCCTTGGTGAACTGGAGGAAGTTTTAGAAGCCACTCAACCCGCAGAATTTCAGCGATGTGTGGTGCCATTGTTTCGTCAAATTGGTAGATGCCTCAACAGCCTACACTTCCAG TTCTGTGGCAGGTTGCTGAAAGGGCACTGTTTCTGTGGAACAATGATCATATTCGAAATTTGA
- the LOC130724547 gene encoding lysM domain receptor-like kinase 3 yields MEHPRLGFPITLLLFSFILLPSTSQSKCTHGCALAQASYYLLNGSNLTYISEIMQSSLLTKPEDIVSYNQDTIASKDSVQAGQRINVPFPCDCIEGEFLGHTFQYDVQKGDRYDTIAGTNYANLTTVEWLRRFNSYPPDNIPDTGTLNVTVNCSCGDSGVGDYGLFVTYPLRPGETLGSVASNVKLDSALLQKYNPNVNFNQGSGIVYIPAKDQNGSYVLLGSSSGGLAGGAIAGIAAGVAVCLLLLAGFIYVGYFRKKRIQKEELLSQETRAIFPQDGKDENPRSTVNETPGPGGPAAMAGITVDKSVEFSYDELATATDNFSLANKIGQGGFGSVYYAELRGERAAIKKMDMQASKEFLAELKVLTRVHHLNLVRLIGYSIEGSLFLVYEFIENGNLSQHLRGSGRDPLPWATRVQIALDSARGLEYIHEHTVPVYIHRDIKSANILIDKNYRGKVADFGLTKLTEVGSSSLPTGRLVGTFGYMPPEYAQYGDVSPKVDVYAFGVVLYELISAKDAIVKTSESITDSKGLVALFEGVLSQPDPTEDLRKLVDQRLGDNYPVDSVRKMAQLAKACTQDNPQLRPSMRSIVVALMTLSSTTDDWDVGSFYENQNLVNLMSGR; encoded by the exons ATGGAACACCCCAGATTAGGGTTCCCCATTACTCTTCTCTTATTCTCCTTCATCTTGTTACCTTCCACTTCACAATCCAAATGCACACATGGCTGTGCTCTAGCTCAAGCCTCCTACTACCTATTGAATGGCTCCAATCTCACATATATTTCAG AAATTATGCAATCCTCACTTCTTACCAAGCCTGAGGACATAGTCTCCTACAACCAAGACACCATAGCTAGCAAAGACAGCGTCCAAGCTGGCCAGAGGATCAACGTTCCGTTCCCCTGCGACTGCATCGAAGGCGAGTTCTTAGGCCACACATTTCAGTATGATGTTCAGAAAGGGGACAGGTATGACACCATTGCCGGGACTAACTACGCGAATTTGACCACAGTTGAATGGTTGAGGAGGTTCAATAGCTACCCGCCGGATAATATTCCCGATACCGGAACTTTGAATGTTACGGTTAATTGTTCTTGTGGGGATAGTGGTGTGGGTGATTATGGGTTGTTTGTTACGTATCCGCTTAGGCCTGGGGAGACTTTGGGGTCTGTGGCGAGTAATGTGAAATTGGACTCCGCGTTGCTGCAGAAGTACAATCCCAATGTGAATTTCAACCAAGGAAGCGGCATTGTTTATATTCCGGCCAAAG atCAAAATGGTAGCTATGTGCTTCTGGGGTCCAG TTCAGGAG GTCTTGCTGGTGGGGCTATTGCTGGAATAGCTGCTGGAGTAGCGGTTTGTCTTCTGTTATTGGCAGGTTTTATATATGTTGGATATTTCCGGAAGAAGAGGATACAGAAGGAGGAACTTCTTTCACAAGAGACCCGTGCAATTTTTCCTCAAGACGGGAAGG ATGAAAATCCCCGTAGTACTGTGAATGAAACACCGGGGCCCGGTGGCCCTGCGGCCATGGCAGGCATAACAGTGGACAAATCAGTGGAGTTCTCGTATGATGAACTAGCAACTGCTACAGATAACTTTAGTTTGGCTAATAAAATTGGTCAAGGTGGTTTTGGCTCTGTCTATTATGCGGAGCTGAGGGGAGAG AGAGCTGCCATCAAGAAGATGGATATGCAAGCGTCAAAAGAATTTCTCGCTGAATTGAAAGTCCTTACACGTGTTCATCATCTTAACCTG GTGCGGTTGATCGGATATAGTATCGAGGGCTCCCTTTTCCTTGTCTATGAATTCATCGAGAATGGAAACTTGAGTCAACATTTGCGTGGTTCAG GTAGAGATCCACTGCCATGGGCTACAAGGGTGCAGATTGCTTTGGATTCTGCAAGAGGTCTTGAATATATTCATGAGCATACAGTGCCTGTATATATTCATCGTGACATAAAGTCAGCAAATATATTAATAGACAAAAACTACCGGGGGAAG GTTGCTGATTTTGGATTGACCAAACTCACAGAAGTTGGAAGTTCCTCGCTTCCCACTGGTCGTCTTGTTGGGACATTTGGATACATGCCACCGGA GTATGCTCAATATGGAGATGTCTCTCCCAAAGTAGATGTGTATGCTTTTGGAGTTGTTCTTTATGAACTTATTTCGGCTAAGGACGCAATCGTCAAGACAAGCGAATCTATTACTGACTCAAAAGGCCTAGTAGCTTTG TTTGAAGGAGTTCTTAGTCAGCCGGATCCTACAGAAGATCTTCGCAAACTAGTGGATCAAAGGCTTGGCGATAACTACCCTGTTGATTCAGTTCGCAAG ATGGCCCAACTAGCCAAAGCGTGCACACAGGACAATCCACAACTGCGTCCAAGTATGAGATCCATTGTGGTTGCCCTTATGACACTTTCTTCAACCACTGACGACTGGGATGTTGGCTCCTTCTACGAAAATCAAAATCTTGTGAATCTTATGTCTGGAAGATAG
- the LOC130724548 gene encoding serine/threonine protein phosphatase 2A 59 kDa regulatory subunit B' gamma isoform-like isoform X1 has protein sequence MIKQMLSKLPRRPSKSSHSDSNSDGGVVNDGVGSNVTLKINSASSKSLNFGSGGSDEGNWTFVLPSTSSGKTNQAKLSIIPPRKPSKSAPAVASQVGSVMAQSVYEALPAFRDVPSSEKPNLFIRKLSMCCVVFDFNDPAKHLKEKDVKRQTLLELVDYISSVNSKFNELTMQEVTKMVAANLFRTLPSSNHDGKVADAYDVDEEEPTFEPAWSHLQIVYEILYRFVASSETDAKLAKRYIDHSFVLKLLDLFDSEDQREREYLKTILHRIYGKFMVHRPFIRKAINNIFYQFMFETEKHNGIAELLEILGSIINGFALPLKEEHKLFLVRALIPLHRPKCVSMYHQQLSYCITLFVEKDVKLANTVIRGILKYWPVTNSSKEVMFLGELEEVLEATQPAEFQRCVVPLFRQIGRCLNSLHFQVAERALFLWNNDHIRNLILQNCKAILPIILPALETNTQGHWNQAVQSLTLNVRKIFSDADQALFDECLMRFQEDEINERQKQEKRESIWKKLEDVAASKAVSNEPVLASRFMSSVAISTRS, from the exons ATGATCAAACAGATGCTTAGTAAATTACCACGCAGGCCTTCAAAATCATCTCACAGTGATTCTAATAGTGATGGAGGGGTGGTCAATGATGGGGTTGGTTCCAATGTCACCTTGAAAATCaattcagcttcttcaaaatcTTTGAATTTCGGTTCGGGTGGGTCGGATGAGGGGAATTGGACTTTTGTACTGCCCTCTACGAGTTCAGGTAAAACAAACCAAGCTAAGCTTAGTATAATACCACCACGCAAGCCTTCGAAATCAGCTCCTGCAGTTGCATCTCAAGTTGGTTCTGTAATGGCTCAAAGTGTTTATGAGGCTTTGCCGGCTTTTAGAGATGTTCCTAGTTCAGAAAAGCCGAATCTTTTTATCAGGAAGTTGAGtatgtgttgtgttgtgtttgatTTTAATGATCCTGCGAAGCATCTTAAAGAGAAGGACGTCAAGAGGCAAACTTTGCTTGAGCTTGTTGATTATATTTCGTCCGTGAATTCGAAGTTCAATGAATTGACAATGCAGGAGGTCACGAAGATGGTGGCGGCAAACTTGTTTCGAACTCTGCCGTCTTCTAATCATGATGGTAAGGTTGCAGATGCTTATGATGTTGACGAAGAGGAACCCACGTTTGAACCAGCATGGAGTCATCTGCAGATTGTGTATGAAATTCTCTATAGGTTTGTGGCTTCATCAGAGACAGATGCGAAGCTTGCTAAACGATACATTGATCATTCATTTGTGTTGAAACTTCTTGACCTCTTTGACTCTGAGGACCAAAGAGAGAGGGAATACTTGAAGACTATTCTCCACCGCATTTATGGGAAGTTCATGGTACATCGGCCTTTCATTAGGAAAGCTATCAACAATATCTTTTACCAGTTCATGTTTGAGACTGAGAAACACAATGGAATTGCAGAGTTGCTGGAGATATTGGGAAGCATAATTAATGGATTCGCTCTACCTTTGAAAGAAGAGCATAAGCTGTTCCTTGTCCGTGCTCTGATCCCTCTTCACAGGCCGAAGTGTGTCTCTATGTATCATCAACAGCTTTCCTATTGCATCACTCTATTTGTTGAAAAAGATGTCAAGTTAGCAAATACGGTGATTAGAGGCATTTTGAAATATTGGCCCGTTACTAATAGTTCAAAGGAGGTAATGTTCCTTGGTGAACTGGAGGAAGTTTTAGAAGCCACTCAACCCGCAGAATTTCAGCGATGTGTGGTGCCATTGTTTCGTCAAATTGGTAGATGCCTCAACAGCCTACACTTCCAG GTTGCTGAAAGGGCACTGTTTCTGTGGAACAATGATCATATTCGAAATTTGATATTACAAAACTGCAAAGCAATACTACCTATAATCTTGCCTGCTTTGGAGACAAATACACAGGGCCACTGGAACCAAGCAGTTCAGAGTTTGACCCTGAACGTGAGAAAAATATTCTCAGATGCTGACCAGGCACTTTTTGATGAGTGCTTGATGAGATTCCAAGAAGATGAAATCAATGAACGGCAGAAGCAAGAGAAGCGGGAATCCATCTGGAAGAAATTGGAAGATGTGGCGGCATCGAAGGCTGTAAGCAATGAACCCGTCCTTGCCTCAAGATTCATGTCCTCTGTAGCCATTTCTACTAGGAGCTAA
- the LOC130723922 gene encoding uncharacterized protein LOC130723922 translates to MGYAQLVIGPAGSGKSTYCSSLHQHCETTRRTIHVVNLDPAAENFDYPVAMDVRELISLDDVMEELGLGPNGGLVYCMEHLEENLDDWLDEELDNYLDDDYLVFDCPGQIELYSHVPVLKNFVEHLQQKNFNVCVVYLLDSQFMTDVTKFISGCMASLSAMVQLELPHVNILSKMDLVTNKKDLDDFLDPEPTFLLSELNQRMAPQYAKLNKALIELVNNYSMVSFIPLDLRKEKSIQYVLAQIDTCIQYGEDADVKVRDFDPEDDE, encoded by the exons ATGGGTTATGCTCAGCTTGTTATTGGTCCTGCTGGTAGTGGCAAG TCTACGTATTGCTCGAGTTTGCACCAGCACTGTGAAACTACGCGCCGAACCATACATGTTGTGAACCTTGATCCTGCTGCTGAGAATTTCGACTATCCTGTCGCCATGG ATGTAAGGGAGCTTATTTCCCTGGATGATGTTATGGAGGAGCTCGGATTAGGTCCTAATGGCGGTCTTGTATATTGCATGGA ACACCTTGAAGAGAACCTAGATGATTGGCTTGATGAAGAGCTGGACAATTATTTAGATGATGATTACTTGGTTTTTGACTGCCCTG GTCAGATAGAACTTTATTCACATGTGCCAGTACTTAAGAACTTTGTGGAACATTTGCAACAGAAAAACTTTAATGTCTGTGTTGTGTACTTACTGGATTCACAG TTCATGACAGATGTGACTAAATTTATAAGTGGATGCATGGCCAGCCTTTCTGCAATGGTTCAACTTGAATTACCTCATGTCAATATCCTCTCAAAAATGGACCTTGTGACTAACAAAAAAGATCTTGACGA TTTCTTGGATCCAGAGCCTACCTTTTTACTGTCTGAATTGAATCAACGGATGGCTCCTCAATATGCAAAGCTGAATAAGGCTTTGATTGAACTG GTGAACAATTATAGCATGGTGAGTTTTATACCACTGGACTTGAGGAAGGAAAAAAG TATTCAATACGTATTGGCTCAAATTGACACCTGCATCCAGTATGGAGAAGATGCAGATGTGAAAGTTAGGGATTTTGACCCAGAGGATGATGAGTAA